Proteins from a genomic interval of Kiloniellales bacterium:
- a CDS encoding adenylate/guanylate cyclase domain-containing protein produces the protein MTQGQANTHDLAIVFIDVCDSTGIFERQGDLQARSLIQAFLIDCAAVVETDGGRVVKSLGDGLMCTFAGAESALAGARAVQRMAKGGDLQIRVGFHVGPVIESDSDVFGDAVNVAARVSSVAKPDETLFTEAVVECLPAAIRAGTRFLQEVMLKGKTEATRIYGLVPLEADGTMMFQGAQTVSRAERHLSLYYRGQRLEVRGSEKLWMGREDQCDLVVEGDLVSRRHATIEVKDDRYTLTDQSSNGTFVVLADDRRLCLKREHVQLVGSGQISLGQSPDDNEGDLIGFQVE, from the coding sequence ATGACACAAGGGCAAGCGAACACACACGACCTGGCCATCGTCTTCATCGATGTTTGCGACAGCACGGGGATCTTCGAACGCCAGGGCGACCTGCAGGCTCGGTCGCTGATCCAAGCCTTCCTGATCGATTGCGCGGCCGTCGTGGAGACGGACGGCGGTCGGGTCGTCAAGTCGCTGGGCGACGGGCTCATGTGTACCTTCGCGGGCGCCGAGTCTGCCCTGGCCGGGGCGCGCGCCGTGCAGAGAATGGCCAAGGGCGGCGATCTGCAGATTCGCGTCGGCTTCCACGTCGGTCCGGTGATCGAAAGCGACAGCGACGTGTTCGGCGACGCCGTGAATGTCGCCGCGCGCGTCTCCTCCGTCGCGAAGCCGGACGAGACCCTCTTTACCGAAGCGGTCGTGGAGTGCCTGCCGGCGGCGATCCGCGCCGGCACCCGCTTCCTCCAGGAGGTGATGCTGAAGGGCAAAACCGAAGCGACCAGGATCTACGGGCTGGTGCCTCTCGAGGCCGATGGCACCATGATGTTCCAAGGCGCACAGACGGTGTCCCGGGCCGAGCGGCATCTCAGCCTTTACTATCGTGGGCAACGACTGGAAGTGCGCGGCAGCGAGAAGCTCTGGATGGGCCGCGAGGATCAGTGCGACCTCGTTGTCGAAGGCGACCTCGTCTCCCGCCGTCATGCCACCATCGAGGTCAAGGACGACCGCTACACCCTGACCGATCAGAGTTCGAACGGCACCTTCGTCGTGCTCGCCGACGACCGGCGGCTCTGTCTCAAGCGCGAGCACGTCCAGCTGGTGGGCTCGGGCCAGATCTCACTGGGCCAATCGCCGGACGACAACGAAGGAGACCTAATCGGGTTCCAAGTGGAGTGA
- a CDS encoding GNAT family N-acetyltransferase, whose product MSGLVLRDATLGDAFAVHQMLRALAEEVGEGAAFAATQADVERDVFGREPAYEAVVASLEGRPAGLTTFFTTYSTYKGRPCLHVNDLFVQPWARRDGIARALFALVCRRAAARDCCRVELKVLDNNPARAFYEAIGMGQSREVTYTLTEEALGRLAGE is encoded by the coding sequence GTGAGCGGGCTCGTCCTGCGGGACGCGACCCTGGGCGACGCCTTCGCGGTCCACCAGATGCTGCGCGCCCTGGCCGAGGAGGTCGGCGAGGGCGCCGCCTTCGCCGCGACCCAGGCCGACGTCGAGCGCGACGTCTTCGGCCGCGAGCCGGCCTACGAGGCCGTGGTGGCCAGCCTGGAGGGACGGCCCGCGGGTCTGACCACCTTCTTCACGACCTATTCGACCTACAAGGGCCGGCCCTGCCTCCACGTCAACGACCTCTTCGTGCAGCCCTGGGCGCGGCGCGACGGCATCGCCCGCGCCCTGTTCGCCCTGGTCTGCCGCCGGGCGGCGGCGCGCGACTGCTGCCGCGTCGAGCTCAAGGTGCTGGACAACAACCCCGCGCGCGCGTTCTACGAAGCGATCGGCATGGGCCAGAGTCGCGAGGTCACCTATACGCTGACGGAGGAGGCGCTGGGGCGTTTGGCGGGGGAGTAG
- a CDS encoding histone deacetylase family protein has translation MKVVHSPEHSRHVPRFFLVNGTRQESPEVPARAEALLKAAEDDGHETQVPEQDFGCGPLAAVHTAEYLQFLEHIHARWRRIEGASDEVVPNVHPNGRGAGYPASAVGQAGYHMADTACPINEGTWGAARASANCAVQAAELVLGGARSAYALCRPPGHHAFADMAGGFCFLNNTAIAAQHLRLGFERVAVVDVDLHHGNGTQGIFYRRADVLTVSLHADPERFYPFHWGYASERGEGPGEGANLNLPLPRGTGDDDYLDALAIAMKRVEAFAPDGLVVALGLDAHEGDPFKGLAITTEGFGRIAGVLAGLDLPTVLVQEGGYLNEALGANLQAFLRGFEGLQGDEAEAQEETREEASQRSLGL, from the coding sequence ATGAAGGTCGTCCATTCACCCGAGCACAGCCGCCACGTGCCGCGGTTCTTCCTGGTCAACGGCACGCGCCAGGAGAGTCCCGAGGTGCCGGCGCGGGCCGAGGCGCTGCTGAAGGCCGCGGAAGACGACGGGCACGAGACCCAGGTTCCGGAGCAGGACTTCGGGTGCGGGCCGCTCGCGGCGGTCCACACGGCGGAGTACCTGCAGTTCCTCGAGCACATCCACGCCCGCTGGCGGCGTATCGAGGGGGCCTCGGACGAGGTCGTGCCCAACGTCCACCCCAACGGCCGCGGCGCCGGCTATCCGGCCTCGGCGGTCGGGCAGGCGGGCTACCACATGGCCGACACGGCCTGCCCGATCAACGAGGGCACCTGGGGCGCGGCCCGGGCCAGCGCTAACTGCGCCGTGCAGGCGGCCGAGCTGGTTCTAGGCGGCGCTCGGTCCGCCTACGCGCTCTGCCGCCCGCCCGGCCACCACGCCTTCGCCGACATGGCCGGCGGCTTCTGCTTCCTGAACAACACGGCGATCGCCGCCCAGCACCTGCGCCTCGGCTTCGAGCGGGTCGCCGTGGTCGACGTCGACCTGCACCACGGCAACGGCACCCAGGGGATCTTCTACCGCCGCGCCGACGTGCTGACCGTGTCGCTGCACGCCGACCCGGAACGCTTCTACCCCTTCCACTGGGGCTATGCCTCCGAGCGCGGCGAGGGGCCGGGCGAGGGCGCCAACCTGAACCTGCCACTGCCGCGCGGCACGGGGGACGACGACTATCTCGACGCGCTGGCGATCGCCATGAAGCGGGTCGAGGCCTTCGCGCCCGACGGCCTCGTCGTCGCCCTCGGGCTCGACGCCCACGAGGGGGATCCCTTCAAGGGCCTGGCGATCACCACCGAGGGCTTCGGGCGCATCGCCGGGGTGCTGGCCGGCCTCGACCTGCCCACCGTGCTGGTCCAGGAGGGCGGCTACCTCAACGAGGCGCTCGGCGCCAACCTCCAGGCTTTCCTGCGCGGCTTCGAGGGGCTGCAGGGCGACGAGGCGGAAGCGCAGGAGGAGACCCGGGAGGAGGCAAGCCAGAGGAGCCTCGGGCTGTGA
- a CDS encoding FAD-dependent oxidoreductase produces the protein MKTEKITVVGAGVVGLSCALYLQRAGREVTVIDRLGPGEACSFGNCGGIAVTEFMPLSQPGHFAKVPGWLLDPLGPLAVRWPYLPWLLPWLLRFLRAGTKKRVAEVVAAAAPLSHSTWDDLLPLLKSAGVEDMVAPDECLTLYGSEAEYRADRDKWAFCEIHGFPHETLPGEELRQLEPDLAPDFARGVINKGWRHVHDPFRLVQAFAEDFSRQGGALKRGEVRGIEAAEAGVRALRLADGTQEPVESLVIAGGAWSHRLARQIGDRVPLEADRGYHTTIADPGVSPRRQIVHPAQGLAITPLEMGLRIGGSVELGGLDAPPNYARARAQVERARRIYPGLKKTEGSRWMGPRPSLPDSLPVISRATRAPNAYYAFGHGHLGLTWAATTGRLIAELVTGKEPGIDLAPYRVDRF, from the coding sequence ATGAAAACCGAGAAGATCACGGTGGTCGGGGCCGGCGTCGTCGGCCTGTCCTGCGCGCTCTACCTGCAGCGCGCGGGCCGCGAGGTCACGGTGATCGACCGCCTGGGGCCCGGCGAGGCCTGCTCCTTCGGCAACTGCGGCGGCATCGCGGTCACCGAGTTCATGCCCCTGTCGCAGCCGGGCCACTTCGCCAAGGTGCCCGGCTGGCTGCTCGATCCCCTGGGGCCGCTGGCGGTGCGCTGGCCCTACCTGCCGTGGCTGCTGCCCTGGCTGCTGCGGTTCCTGAGGGCCGGCACGAAGAAGCGGGTCGCCGAGGTGGTGGCCGCCGCGGCGCCGCTGTCGCACAGCACCTGGGACGACCTGCTGCCCCTGCTGAAGTCGGCCGGCGTCGAGGACATGGTCGCGCCCGACGAGTGCCTGACCCTCTACGGCAGCGAGGCCGAGTACCGGGCCGACCGGGACAAGTGGGCCTTCTGCGAGATCCACGGCTTTCCCCACGAGACGCTGCCCGGCGAGGAGCTGCGCCAGCTCGAGCCGGACCTGGCGCCCGATTTCGCCCGCGGCGTGATCAACAAGGGCTGGCGCCACGTGCACGACCCCTTCCGCCTGGTCCAGGCCTTCGCGGAAGACTTCTCGCGCCAGGGCGGCGCCCTGAAGCGCGGCGAGGTGCGGGGAATCGAAGCGGCGGAGGCTGGGGTCCGGGCGCTCCGCCTGGCCGACGGCACGCAGGAGCCGGTCGAGAGCCTGGTGATCGCCGGCGGCGCCTGGTCGCACCGGCTCGCCCGGCAGATCGGCGACCGGGTGCCGCTCGAGGCCGACCGGGGCTACCACACGACGATCGCCGATCCGGGGGTCAGCCCGCGGCGGCAGATCGTCCATCCGGCCCAGGGCCTGGCGATCACGCCCCTGGAGATGGGGCTCAGGATCGGCGGCTCGGTCGAGCTGGGCGGCCTCGACGCGCCGCCGAACTACGCCCGCGCCCGCGCCCAGGTCGAGCGGGCCAGGCGGATCTATCCGGGCCTGAAGAAGACCGAGGGCAGCCGCTGGATGGGCCCCCGCCCCTCCCTACCCGACTCCCTGCCGGTGATCTCGCGGGCGACCCGGGCGCCCAACGCCTACTACGCCTTCGGCCACGGCCACCTGGGCCTGACCTGGGCCGCGACCACGGGCCGCCTGATCGCCGAGCTGGTCACCGGCAAGGAGCCCGGCATCGACCTGGCCCCCTACAGGGTGGATCGGTTCTAG
- a CDS encoding cytosine deaminase encodes MPWFNSDNLTDLFAGESFSLRGVRVPACTVGAAGLPAAGDGLVSADLAVAGSRIDWIGAPGQKSDLPPGPDLAGALVWPRPLDCHTHLDKGQVWARSPNADGSFAAAGRAAEADGERYQDGADIAARAGFQLAAAHAHGTAALRSHVDGNRAVFDRAFEVLGDLAETWRDRLTLQLCPFTGPEEPADWVEHLAAKAATRRPGILSGFLYTTPGLEDFLERMIALAEDHGLALDFHADENLDPESHCLRAVAEAVLRTGFEGPVLVGHCCALSVQPRAEMDRTLDLAAEAGLGIVALPLTNAYLLDRRSAESPRTRGHAPVEEIRRRGIPVALASDNVRDGYYAYGDLDVPELFRDAVRIMQLDHPVGDWASAVTTVPADLMGLAGAGRIAAGGPADLVIFRARNWSEFVSRPLSRRVILSGGRPVETAPPDYEDLDDLKGMEP; translated from the coding sequence GTGCCTTGGTTTAACTCCGATAACCTGACCGATCTTTTCGCCGGCGAGAGCTTCTCGCTGCGCGGCGTTCGCGTCCCGGCCTGCACGGTGGGCGCGGCCGGGCTGCCGGCGGCGGGGGACGGGCTGGTCTCGGCGGACCTCGCGGTTGCCGGCAGCAGGATCGACTGGATCGGCGCGCCCGGCCAGAAGAGCGACCTGCCGCCCGGGCCGGACCTGGCCGGCGCGCTGGTCTGGCCCCGGCCGCTCGACTGCCACACCCACCTGGACAAGGGCCAGGTCTGGGCGCGCAGCCCGAACGCCGACGGCAGCTTCGCCGCGGCGGGACGGGCGGCCGAGGCCGACGGGGAGCGCTACCAGGACGGCGCCGACATCGCGGCCCGGGCGGGCTTCCAGCTGGCCGCGGCCCACGCCCACGGCACCGCCGCGCTGCGCAGCCACGTGGACGGCAACCGGGCGGTCTTCGACCGGGCCTTCGAGGTCCTGGGCGACCTCGCCGAGACCTGGCGCGACCGTCTCACGCTCCAGCTCTGCCCCTTCACCGGCCCCGAGGAGCCGGCCGACTGGGTCGAGCACCTGGCCGCCAAGGCGGCGACGCGCAGGCCGGGCATCCTCAGCGGCTTCCTCTACACGACGCCGGGCCTGGAGGACTTTCTGGAGCGCATGATCGCCCTGGCGGAAGACCACGGCCTGGCGCTCGACTTCCACGCCGACGAGAACCTCGACCCCGAGTCCCACTGCCTCAGGGCCGTCGCCGAGGCGGTCCTGCGGACCGGTTTCGAGGGCCCGGTCCTGGTCGGCCACTGCTGCGCGCTTTCCGTGCAGCCGCGCGCGGAGATGGACCGGACGCTGGACCTCGCCGCCGAGGCCGGGCTCGGCATCGTGGCCCTGCCGCTGACCAACGCCTACCTCCTGGACCGCCGGAGCGCGGAGTCGCCGCGCACCCGCGGCCACGCCCCGGTCGAGGAGATCCGCCGGCGCGGCATCCCGGTCGCGCTGGCTTCCGACAACGTGCGCGACGGCTACTACGCCTACGGCGACCTCGACGTGCCCGAGCTGTTCCGCGACGCCGTGCGCATCATGCAGCTCGACCACCCGGTCGGCGACTGGGCCTCGGCGGTCACCACGGTGCCCGCCGACCTCATGGGCCTGGCGGGCGCGGGCCGCATCGCCGCGGGCGGACCGGCGGACCTGGTGATCTTCCGGGCGCGGAACTGGAGCGAGTTTGTCTCGCGCCCGCTTTCCCGGCGTGTGATCCTGTCCGGGGGACGCCCGGTCGAGACCGCACCGCCGGACTACGAAGACTTGGACGACTTGAAGGGAATGGAGCCATGA
- a CDS encoding FAD-binding oxidoreductase — protein MSRIAALTERLGDVPITTNERTVKGKSRDAFWYSPLLKAQLENVRAEAVVSPRDEGELLKLLAACWALDIPVTARGGGTGNYAQAVPLAGGVVLDMKSMNRIVSIGDGVLVAEPGAILSKIEEETRAASNQELRMHPSTRETATIGGFIAGGSGGVGSVRWGMLREPGNILRLRLATLEEEPRLIDLTGDEIGLVHHSYGVNGIITEVEMPLAPAQNWVDLLISFDDWAGALKAGWEIAHHEGLWLKELAAVQGPAPHKYFARHRKYLEEGDSLLCVMAAPNAVAPLIGEAEKRGGRMVYRSDRASDEEKRGLPPLYHLTWNHTTLQAIKADQTITYLQVGTPASDPLGALSQIAERFPEEIVGHVEYTRAGGKTYASFLPLYRFTTEERLNQVAQELEDLGCPCYNPHAYTYEEGNRSDADPARLALKRETDPKGLMNPGKMIGWENPDYAYDPTGSYVYPGIKRAAP, from the coding sequence ATGAGCCGCATCGCAGCGCTGACCGAGAGACTGGGCGACGTGCCGATCACCACCAACGAGCGGACCGTCAAGGGCAAGAGCCGCGACGCCTTCTGGTACTCGCCGCTGCTCAAGGCGCAGCTCGAGAACGTCCGGGCCGAGGCCGTGGTCTCGCCGCGCGACGAGGGCGAGCTGCTCAAGCTGCTGGCGGCCTGCTGGGCGCTCGACATCCCGGTCACGGCCCGGGGCGGCGGCACGGGCAACTACGCCCAGGCGGTGCCGCTCGCCGGCGGCGTGGTGCTCGACATGAAGTCGATGAACCGGATCGTGTCGATCGGCGACGGCGTGCTGGTCGCCGAGCCGGGCGCGATCCTGAGCAAGATCGAGGAGGAGACCCGGGCGGCGAGCAACCAGGAGCTGCGCATGCATCCCTCGACCCGGGAGACCGCGACGATCGGCGGCTTCATCGCCGGCGGCTCGGGCGGCGTCGGCTCGGTCCGCTGGGGCATGCTGCGCGAGCCGGGCAACATCCTGCGGCTGCGCCTCGCGACCCTCGAGGAGGAGCCGCGCCTGATCGACCTGACCGGCGACGAGATCGGGCTGGTGCACCACTCCTACGGGGTCAACGGCATCATCACCGAGGTCGAGATGCCCCTGGCCCCGGCCCAGAACTGGGTCGACCTGCTGATCAGCTTCGACGACTGGGCGGGCGCGCTCAAGGCCGGCTGGGAGATCGCCCACCACGAAGGGCTCTGGCTGAAGGAGCTGGCGGCGGTCCAGGGGCCCGCGCCGCACAAATACTTCGCGCGCCACCGCAAGTACCTCGAAGAGGGCGATTCCCTGCTCTGCGTCATGGCGGCGCCCAACGCCGTCGCGCCGCTGATCGGCGAGGCCGAGAAGCGGGGCGGCCGGATGGTCTACCGCTCCGACAGAGCGAGCGACGAGGAGAAGCGGGGCCTGCCGCCGCTCTATCACCTGACCTGGAACCACACGACCCTGCAGGCGATCAAGGCCGACCAGACGATCACCTACCTCCAGGTAGGGACGCCGGCCTCGGACCCGCTCGGCGCCTTGTCGCAGATCGCCGAGCGCTTCCCCGAGGAGATCGTCGGCCACGTCGAGTACACCCGGGCCGGCGGCAAGACCTACGCCAGCTTCCTGCCGCTCTACCGCTTCACCACCGAGGAGCGGCTGAACCAGGTCGCCCAGGAGCTCGAGGACCTCGGCTGCCCCTGCTACAACCCCCACGCCTACACCTACGAGGAGGGCAACCGGAGCGACGCCGACCCGGCGCGTCTGGCCCTGAAGCGCGAGACCGACCCCAAGGGGCTGATGAACCCGGGCAAGATGATCGGCTGGGAGAACCCGGACTACGCCTACGACCCGACCGGATCCTACGTCTATCCCGGGATCAAGCGGGCGGCGCCATGA
- a CDS encoding RidA family protein, with the protein MRSLTPAGIHPPFAAYAHGVEAFARRLVVTSGQLGISADGVIPETAEGQADLCFANIDAILGEAGLSRAQILRINAYVTDRSHMAGYMAARDRYLMVLTERPASTLMIVSGFNRPEFLVEIEALAAEEDAASPHHHPSTSSG; encoded by the coding sequence ATGAGGAGCCTGACCCCCGCCGGGATCCACCCGCCCTTCGCGGCCTACGCCCACGGCGTCGAGGCCTTCGCCCGGCGGCTGGTCGTCACCTCGGGGCAGCTCGGCATCAGCGCCGACGGCGTGATCCCGGAGACCGCCGAGGGTCAGGCCGACCTCTGCTTCGCCAACATCGACGCGATCCTGGGCGAGGCCGGGCTCAGCCGGGCGCAGATCCTGCGGATCAACGCCTACGTGACCGACCGAAGCCACATGGCCGGCTACATGGCCGCGCGGGACCGCTACCTGATGGTGCTGACCGAGCGGCCGGCCTCGACACTCATGATTGTTTCGGGTTTCAACCGGCCGGAATTCCTGGTCGAGATCGAGGCCCTGGCCGCGGAGGAAGACGCGGCAAGTCCGCACCATCACCCTTCGACAAGCTCAGGGTGA
- a CDS encoding creatininase family protein, whose protein sequence is MPSRRFWREMPMTEFQGDLSEWIAVLPIAAIEQHGPHLPVGVDAFIAEDMVARTAEALPAESPVVFLPVQEICKSNEHITYPGTLTVGWETVIQSWVDIGESVARAGVRKLVIVTSHGGNVSPMEIVARELRARLAMMVVTTSWGRLGKWREIYNYGPDYTDIHGGTSETSVMLAFRPELVDMAKAEDFASSQSDMKARFKRLGYHSSDANVSWLSEDLNPKGTVGDASAATAELGEKDIASMVAGFCELMREVEAAAPPAPRG, encoded by the coding sequence GTGCCGAGCAGACGATTCTGGCGCGAGATGCCGATGACAGAGTTCCAGGGCGACCTCTCCGAGTGGATCGCCGTCCTGCCGATCGCCGCGATCGAGCAGCACGGGCCGCACTTGCCGGTCGGTGTCGACGCCTTCATCGCCGAGGACATGGTGGCCCGCACGGCCGAGGCCCTGCCGGCGGAGAGCCCGGTGGTCTTCCTGCCGGTCCAGGAGATCTGCAAGTCCAACGAGCACATCACCTATCCCGGCACGCTGACGGTCGGCTGGGAGACGGTCATCCAGAGCTGGGTCGACATCGGCGAGAGCGTGGCCCGCGCCGGGGTGCGCAAGCTGGTCATCGTCACCAGCCACGGCGGCAACGTCTCGCCCATGGAGATCGTCGCCCGCGAGCTGCGCGCGCGCCTCGCCATGATGGTGGTCACCACGAGCTGGGGCCGCCTCGGCAAGTGGCGCGAGATCTACAACTACGGGCCCGACTACACCGACATCCACGGCGGCACGAGCGAGACCTCGGTGATGCTGGCGTTCAGGCCCGAGCTGGTCGACATGGCCAAGGCCGAGGACTTCGCCAGCAGCCAGTCCGACATGAAGGCCCGCTTCAAGCGGCTCGGCTACCACTCCTCCGACGCCAACGTCTCCTGGCTGTCGGAAGACCTCAACCCCAAGGGCACCGTGGGCGACGCCTCGGCCGCCACGGCCGAGCTGGGCGAGAAGGACATCGCCTCCATGGTCGCCGGGTTCTGCGAGCTGATGCGTGAGGTCGAGGCCGCCGCGCCGCCGGCGCCGCGGGGCTGA
- a CDS encoding DUF2165 family protein — translation METMILFAQTCLTAYLAGWLLLGVRDNILNPSMNETFTAEVLELKRLRENFPEAYEQIEARRIDSRGWQRAAFRFIVVCETLACLLLLVAVGWMALALVGLADPTAAKTAAMAGALAFTSIWSGFLVVGNHFGYWFCHEWAQNTHFQLALWGTGAMIFLALG, via the coding sequence ATGGAAACCATGATCCTCTTCGCGCAGACCTGCCTGACGGCCTACCTGGCGGGCTGGCTGCTGCTCGGCGTGCGGGACAACATCCTCAATCCCTCGATGAACGAGACCTTCACCGCCGAGGTGCTGGAACTCAAGCGGCTGCGCGAGAACTTCCCCGAGGCCTACGAGCAGATCGAGGCGCGCCGGATCGACTCGCGCGGCTGGCAGCGCGCCGCCTTCCGCTTCATCGTCGTCTGCGAGACCCTGGCCTGCCTGCTGCTCTTGGTCGCGGTCGGCTGGATGGCCCTCGCCCTGGTCGGCCTGGCCGATCCCACGGCCGCCAAGACCGCGGCCATGGCCGGCGCGCTCGCCTTCACCTCGATCTGGTCGGGCTTCCTCGTGGTCGGCAACCACTTCGGCTACTGGTTCTGCCACGAGTGGGCCCAGAACACCCACTTCCAGCTGGCGCTCTGGGGCACCGGCGCGATGATCTTCCTGGCGCTGGGCTGA
- a CDS encoding SDR family oxidoreductase — MSSEQQVAIVTGSGRGMGAAVARELSQRGYQLALMSPSGGAEDLAAELGGFGLRGSVAELPDLESLVEKTLERYGRIDALVNHTGGPPKGDLLEITDQDWRYGLDLVVLHVVRLCRLVTPIMQKQGKGAIVNITTFSAFEPDLRFPVSSVLRAGIGSFAKLYADRYAKDNIRMNCLLPGFIDSLDHSEETRAGVPLGRIGTVDEIAKTAAFLLSDDAGYITGQNIRVDGGVTRHV, encoded by the coding sequence ATGTCATCCGAGCAGCAAGTCGCCATCGTGACGGGAAGCGGCCGCGGCATGGGCGCCGCCGTCGCGCGGGAGCTGAGCCAGCGGGGCTATCAGTTGGCGCTGATGTCGCCGAGCGGCGGGGCCGAGGACCTGGCGGCGGAGCTGGGCGGGTTCGGCCTGCGCGGCTCGGTCGCCGAGCTGCCCGACCTGGAGTCCCTGGTCGAGAAGACGCTGGAGCGCTACGGCCGGATCGACGCCCTGGTCAATCACACCGGCGGGCCGCCCAAGGGCGACCTCCTGGAGATCACAGACCAGGACTGGCGCTACGGACTCGACCTGGTGGTGCTCCACGTGGTGCGGCTCTGCCGCCTGGTGACGCCGATCATGCAGAAGCAGGGCAAGGGCGCGATCGTCAACATCACGACCTTCTCGGCCTTCGAGCCGGACCTGCGCTTTCCCGTCTCCTCGGTGCTGCGCGCCGGGATCGGCAGCTTCGCCAAGCTCTACGCCGACCGCTACGCCAAGGACAACATCCGTATGAACTGCCTCCTGCCCGGCTTCATCGACAGCCTGGACCACAGCGAGGAGACCCGCGCCGGCGTGCCGCTCGGCCGCATCGGCACGGTGGACGAGATCGCCAAGACCGCGGCCTTCCTCCTGTCCGACGACGCGGGCTACATTACCGGCCAGAACATCCGGGTCGACGGCGGCGTGACGCGCCACGTCTAG